One Pocillopora verrucosa isolate sample1 chromosome 10, ASM3666991v2, whole genome shotgun sequence genomic window carries:
- the LOC131769323 gene encoding tetratricopeptide repeat protein 28-like — protein sequence MAEGNPPTAGKDLDLNNELPVTASNESQVTSSETKLGVYDDFLRERAKECLEEGNKKYKQGETKEAINFYTEGLQVNCKDIRLNAKLYSNRAAAYFHLENYEECLNDATVAVQFEPTLVKAIKKGASACVELSLFEEIRSWLQMGLAIDERKKFLVPVERGKAEEGIHCKRLGNAYNDIGQFKTAIKYHQRGLEIANEVGDKAGEGTSYGNLGCAYLGQGQFKTAIEYHQRSLEIAKEVGDKAGERRNYGNLGCAYQGLGQLITAIEYHQRSLEIAKEVGNKAGEGTTYGNLGCAYCSLGKFKTAIEYHQRHLEIAKEVGDKAREGRSYGNLGKAYHSLGQCKTAIECHQRSLEIAKEVGDKAGEGTTYGNLGCAYHILGEFKTAIEYYQRHLEIAKEVGDKAGEGRNYGNLGCAYCSLGQFKTAIEYHQRHLEIAKEVGDKAGEGTSYGNLGGAYHSLGQWKTAIEYHQRHLEIAKEVGDKAGEGTSYDNLGCAYYSLRQFKTAIEYHQRGLEIAIEVGDKVGKGRSYGNLGCAYCSLGQFKTAIEYHQRGLEIAKEVGDKVGEAFSLSLLGESFESQGKLRRAFDCFQSSVEVFDSIRASLHFSDQLKITYRDQHKSAYIGLWRINLIQGEVVDALLTAEKGRAQALKDLLTSKYQPGDFSFALLSFVPSSTIFIAISGPYVHFWVVLSDDNIQSRKVHVNNYKYEEELEFFIEQLNKTASKEVGARGAVTCENPPYYSPKPEEVANDMVQVDVRFSQSSALQKLYDIIVTPIADLIKGNELTFVPEGPFCLVPYAALEDSNSTYLSDSFRIRVLPSLTTLRLINDSPAEFHMKSGALLVGDPCFKEIIYQGRRLVQLPGAREEAEMIGRILSISPLTGEMATKGEVLKRLSSVALVHIAAHGKMETGEVILAPNTTRETTQPEEKDYLLTMKDVMAAGLRAQLVVLSCCHSARGEVMAEGVVGIARAFLGAGARSVVVALWALDDEGTLEFMSFFYDALAKGKKASEALNQAMRCMRESGTFKEVKYWAPFVLIGDDVKLDIKDI from the exons AAAACTACGAAGAATGTCTTAATGATGCAACAGTTGCCGTTCAATTCGAACCCACTTTGGTCAAAGCGATAAAGAAAG GAGCCAGTGCTTGTGTCGAGCTATCCTTGTTTGAAGAGATAAGGAGCTGGTTGCAGatgggattggcc ATtgacgagagaaaaaaatttctggttCCAGTGGAGAGAGGAAAAGCCGAAGAGGGAATCCATTGTAAGCGTCTTGGAAACGCTTATAATGAtataggacagttcaaaacggCAATCAAGTATcatcaacgtggtctagaaattgctaacgaagtgggagacaaggccggagagggaacaagttatggcaatctaGGCTGCGCTTATTTAGGTcaaggacagttcaaaacagcaatcgagtaccatcaacgtagtctagaaattgctaaagaagtgggagacaaggccggagagagaagaaattatggcaatctcggctgcgcttatcaaggtctaggacagttaataacagcaatcgagtaccatcaacgtagtctagaaattgctaaagaagtgggaaacaaggccggagagggaacaacttatggcaatctcggctgcgcttattgTAGTCTaggaaagttcaaaacagcaatcgagtaccatcaacgtcatctagaaattgctaaagaagtgggagacaaggccagagagggaagaagttatggcaatctcggcaaagCTTATCATAGTCTAGGACAGtgcaaaacagcaatcgagtgCCATCAACGtagtctagaaattgctaaagaagtgggagacaaggccggagagggaacaacttatggcaatctcggctgcgcttatcatattctaggagagttcaaaacagcaatcgagtactatcaacgtcatctagaaattgctaaagaagtgggagacaaggccggagagggaagaaattatggcaatctcggctgcgcttattgtagtctaggacagttcaaaacagcaattgagtaccatcaacgtcatctagaaattgctaaagaagtgggagacaaggccggagagggaacaagttatggcaatctcggcggCGCTTATCATAGTCTAGGACAGTGgaaaacagcaatcgagtaccaccaacgtcatctagaaattgctaaagaagtgggagacaaggccggagagggaacaagttatgaCAATCTCGGCTGCGCCTATTATAGTCTaagacagtttaaaacagcaatcgagtaccatcaacgtggtctagaaattgctatagaagtgggagacaaggtcggaaagggaagaagttatggcaatctcggctgcgcttattgtagtctaggacagttcaaaacagcaatcgagtaccatcaacgtggtctagaaattgctaaagaagtgggagacaaggtcGGAGAGGCATTCTCACTCTCTCTTCTTGGAGAAAGTTTTGAGAGTCAAGGTAAACTAAGGAGGGCCTTTGACTGCTTTCAATCTAGTGTAGAGGTGTTTGATAGTATCAGGGCGAGTCTGCATTTCAGCGATCAGTTGAAGATTACTTATCGTGATCAGCATAAGAGTGCATACATAGGCTTGTGGCGTATAAATCTAATCCAAGGTGAAGTTGTTGATGCTCTTCTCACCGCAGAGAAAGGACGCGCTCAAGCCCTGAAAGATCTACTAACctcaaaatatcagcctggagatTTTTCGTTCGCCCTCCTTAGTTTTGTTCCATCAAGTACAATTTTTATAGCTATCAGTGGACCTTACGTTCACTTCTGGGTTGTCCTTAGCGACGACAATATCCAATCGAGAAAGGTACATGTGAACAATTATAAGTATGAGGAggaattggaatttttcatcgagcaactgaacaaaactgcctCGAAAGAGGTCGGTGCAAGAGGTGCTGTTACATGCGAAAATCCTCCTTATTACTCGCCGAAACCGGAGGAAGTGGCAAACGATATGGTTCAAGTTGATGTAAGGTTCTCACAATCAAGTGCGCTACAGAAGCTTTATGACATCATTgttactcctattgctgatcTGATCAAAGGCAACGAGCTTACATTTGTTCCTGAGGGTCCATTTTGTCTTGTGCCTTACGCGGCATTGGAGGACTCGAATTCAACTTATCTGAGTGATTCAttcagaattcgtgtgcttccTTCCCTGACGACCTTGCGACTAATTAATGATTCCCCAGCTGAGTTCCACATGAAGAgtggtgcattgcttgttggcgacccatgtttcaaagAGATCATTTATCAGGGAAGACGGTTGGTACAACTTCCGGGAGCAAGGGAAGAAGCGGAAATGATTGGACGAATTCTCAGTATTTCCCCCCTTACTGGAGAGATGGCAACAAAAGGAGAAGTGTTAAAACGACTGTCATCAGTGGCTTTGGTACATATTGCAGCGcatggtaaaatggaaactggggAAGTTATCTTGGCACCAAACACTACAAGAGAAACCACTCAGCCTGAAGAAAaggactatctactgacgatgaaagatgtcatggCAGCTGGACTGCGGGCGCAACTGGTTGTtctaagctgttgtcacagtgctcgtggggaggtcatggccgagggCGTGGTCGGCATCGCCCGAGCATTCCTGGGTGCGGGCGCTAGATCTGTTGTGGTAGCCTTGTGGGCGTTAGATGACGaaggaaccctggagttcatgagtttcttttACGATGCACTTGctaaaggcaagaaggcaagtgaagctctcaatcaggccatgagaTGTATGAGAGAATCTGGAACGTTCAAGGAGGTGaagtactgggcaccatttgtactcattggtgatgacGTCAAACTTGATATCAAGGACATCTAG
- the LOC131769302 gene encoding neurofilament heavy polypeptide-like, whose translation MSFLKKMQKKGQSKNHRELYFRASVPSATLECVEDKCLTDKEDSTKEESRKLSRPGSLKSFRKENRNGNVTSNIACSKGATTTASAAPRAPLSDVVGDHEKKRQGKVGADTKGDSPKKASCRRNKTRSGPTKVNKKAPPPPTSERPSVSHTSPSQSVPSRPIPVRPAPPPPRQPRLRKAAPPRPPPPTMKQPGKKGAKGPSIIKKKANEICKYPKDLNPFANFSNATDNDYPSQNSKKASRPSRQRHRRRPKNSKSEEYPMDKNPFTETNEMRERVSSARRQRLRRKRKESKSEEYPMKDNPSSDAEEMSEKPSHTHRQRRRRKRKASKSEEHSIKHNPLSDSDEGRSSSCSEWNETSDIWSVSSLEDIQFVVNTATVEEVKAKSTQQGLATNNENEEQGGRTDSGDSKAQSFPSDKKISPDDVPSTNKDNSSASVGSTNLDASTAKDFTDVGGRRILKQAEPSEQANDMEEYQGGDGSDSNSRNHCPELAIYLDAELQVVESELLSLQKVMVKLQSEMKEAMDTKDCEAEFESLSLDWLTLNKFRSELNKRKKDLIVLLEEDKRAQSSGEECLGSYPQVGQHGLNGKLYQKYVDSESFVMEVTYAVTESLHPFSTICINSDSNAVGYVKWFSGRMCHFPPTIHISAD comes from the exons AtgagttttttgaagaaaatgcagaagaaaggtcaaagtaaaaaccaTCGAGAATTGTACTTCAGAGCTTCGGTTCCTTCTGCGACTCTGGAATGTGTCGAAGACAAATG TCTCACAGACAAGGAAGACAGCACGAAGGAAGAAAGCAGAAAATTGTCGCGTCCAGGATCCTTAAAAAGCTTCCGGAAGGAAAACCGCAATGGCAATGTTACTAGTAATATTGCCTGTTCCAAGGGGGCTACCACAACGGCCTCTGCTGCTCCACGTGCTCCATTGTCAGACGTGGTTGGTGACCATGAGAAAAAGAGGCAAGGGAAAGTTGGTGCTGACACTAAGGGTGATAGTCCTAAGAAGGCTTCGTGTCGAAGGAACAAAACAAGATCAGGACCAACAAAGGTCAACAAGAAAGCTCCACCTCCGCCTACTTCTGAAAGGCCTTCCGTTTCTCATACCAGTCCATCCCAATCTGTTCCGTCTCGTCCTATTCCGGTGCGCCCAGCTCCCCCTCCACCGCGTCAACCACGTCTTCGTAAGGCGGCTCCACCTCGCCCCCCTCCACCGACTATGAAGCAGCCTGGAAAAAAGGGTGCCAAAGGACCGAGCATTATTAAGAAGAAGGCAAACGAGATTTGCAAATACCCAAAGGATCTGAACCCGTTTGCAAATTTCAGCAATGCCACCGATAATGACTACCCGTCACAGAACAGCAAGAAGGCCTCTAGACCTAGTCGCCAAAGGCACAGAAGAAGAccaaagaattctaaaagtgaAGAATATCCAATGGATAAAAATCCATTTACTGAAACTAATGAGATGAGGGAAAGGGTCTCCAGTGCTCGTCGCCAAAGGCTTAGAAGAAAACGGAAAGAATCTAAAAGTGAAGAATACCCAATGAAAGACAATCCATCCAGTGATGCTGAAGAGATGAGCGAGAAGCCCTCCCACACTCATCGTCAAAGGCGTAGAAGAAAACGAAAAGCATCTAAAAGTGAAGAACACTCAATTAAACACAATCCATTGAGTGATTCCGATGAGGGGAGGAGCTCTTCGTGTTCGGAGTGGAACGAAACTTCTGACATATGGTCTGTTTCTTCATTGGAAGATATTCAGTTTGTGGTGAACACTGCCACAGTAGAAGAGGTGAAAGCAAAGAGTACACAGCAAGGTCTGGCAACCAACAATGAAAACGAAGAACAGGGTGGGAGAACAGATTCTGGTGACTCAAAGGCCCAGTCATTCCCATCTGATAAGAAGATCTCTCCTGACGATGTCCCTTCCACAAACAAGGATAATAGCTCTGCAAGTGTCGGATCAACAAACCTTGATGCTTCGACTGCCAAAGACTTTACAGATGTTGGCGGTCGAAGGATCCTCAAGCAGGCAGAACCCTCTGAGCAAGCTAATGATATGGAAGAGTACCAGGGTGGAGACGGATCTG actCCAATTCAAGGAATCATTGCCCAGAGTTGGCCATTTACCTGGATGCAGAACTTCAGGTTGTCGAAAGCGAGTTGCTCTCTCTGCAGAAGGTGATGGTTAAATTGCAATCAGAGATGAAAGAGGCAATGGACACTAAAG ATTGTGAGGCCGAGTTTGAAAGCTTATCGCTTGACTGGTTGACGCTCAACAAGTTCCGTTCTGAActtaacaaaaggaaaaaagacctTATTGTTCT GTTGGAAGAAGACAAAAGAGCACAGAGCTCAGGTGAAGAATGTCTTGGATCTTATCCTCAAGTTGGCCAACATGGCCTGAATGGCAAACTTTATCAAAA ATACGTTGATTCAGAATCATTTGTAATGGAGGTGACGTATGCGGTCACAGAGTCACTGCAC CCTTTTTCCACCATCTGTATTAACAGTGATTCAAACGCTGTTGGTTATGTCAAGTGGTTTTCAGGCCGCATGTGTCACTTTCCTCCTACGATTCATATCAGCGCTGATTAG